GGCAACACTTGGCAGCAACCGTTTTGTGGCGCTACATCACAAACTCGTTGCTGTTGGTAGTAGGGGTAGGAATAGGCGTACTGACGATCGGCGCGGGCACTGCTTGGCTGACAACCCTATGTCGGTTTCCTGGTGGTCGGCTATTTGAGTGGTTGTTACTATTGCCCCTGGCGGCTCCTGCCTACGTTCTAGCCTATACTTACACTGAATGGTTAGATGTAGCTGGACCAGTGCAGCAATGGCTACGAAATCTATTTCAGTGGCACTACGGAGACTACTGGTTTCCTAATGTGCGGTCTCTATGGGGAGCAATCTTGATGCTGACCTTAGTGCTCTATCCCTACGTGTATTTGTTGGCACGGGTCGCCTTTTTACAGCAATCGACTACGATTGTTGAAGCTAGTCGCACCCTAGGCTGCAATCCATGGCAGAGCTTTAGAAAAGTGGCCCTACCCCTAGCGCGACCAGCCATCACTGCTGGTCTAGCCCTGGCCCTAATGGAAACCTTGGGGGACTTTGGCACCGTGCAGCATTTTAGTGTTGATACCTTCACCACCGGTATATATCGGGTCTGGTTAGCCCTAGACGAGCGGCAGGCATCCATGCAAATGTCAGCGGTATTGTTGCTGTCTGTGCTGTGGCTGATATGGCTAGAGCGTTGGTCACGGGGACAAGCCCGCTATTACCAAACCACGAGTCGTCATCAGCATCTAAGCCAATACCATCTGCATGGATGGCGAGGGTGGGGAGCTAGTTTGGTGTGTGCTATACCGATCGTCCTGGGATTTTTGCTACCTGCTGGGCTGTTGGTTTGGATGGCATTCACTAGTCCTGATGCCGATCGTCAATTTTGGCAATACGCTCGCAATAGTCTGGTGCTAGCCCTGATTGCTGCCAGCATTACAACAGCGATCGCTCTCATTCTCGGCTATGGTGAACGCCTGCATCACCGCACTCCCCAACTCCGCATCATGACCTCGCTAGCAGGCATCGGCTATGCTATCCCTGGATCTGTGATTGCCGTCGGCATTATGATTCCCATTAATCGGTTCAATGCTGCCCTCAGCAGCACCATAAACACCAGTCTTGGCCTACCCCCTACCTTGCTACTGAGTGGAATCATCGCTGTGATATTTGCCTACGTGGTAAGATTTCTGGCCGTTGCTCAAAACCCAGTGGAATCTGGCCTTAACACCATCAAACCTAGTTTTGATGAAGCTGCTAGTTCTCTAGGGCATAGTGCAGCTAGCATCCTGACCCAAGTTCACCTGCCACTGCTGAACGGTAGTTTGTTCTCAGCAGTCTTGCTAGTGTTTGTAGATGTCATGAAAGAACTGCCAGCAACCCTGATTATTCGCCCCTTTAACTTTGACACCCTGGCCGTGCGAACCTATCAACTTGCCGCTGATGAACGCCTGGCAGAGGCTGCACCAGCAGCACTGACGATCGTCCTTGTAGGGTTAGTGCCTGTGCTACTCCTGAGTTGGCAGATCCGGCGATCGCGCACGATCGCCTAGCAACCCTACTGACGGTAATAGACCCTAACTTACTGGACTTAACTATTTGACTATGCAGATTCCAGCCAAGGATACAGTGCATTGCTCAGCCTTAACAGCCCGCTCTAGCTGATTAGAGGCTTGATTGTAGACATAATCTCCAGCAGGCACCAAGCGATTAGGGTTAGCGCAATAGACAAAGCCTTGAGTGGGATTGTTTCGCTCAGGAAACGCTACAACCACCAGGGAACCACGAGCAGGTGGACAGCTATCTAATACTGTCAGCCCGTAGTCAGTTTGCAGTAATTGCCGACGGGGATCAGGAGTAGTAGCAGGTGCTTGGGGCGTAGCAGGTGTAGTGGGGGTAGTAGGCTGAGCCGCTGTGGTTACCGGAGTAAGCTTATCGGTTGCGATGTCATAGGTATAGTCGCCAGCCGCCACAAACCGACTAGGATTGGCGCAGTAGGTGGCTTGCTGGGCTTGAGCAGAGGCTGGAACTGTAATACGAACAGTGGCAGTTCCAGGGGGTGGACAGGTGTCTAGCAGAGTTAACTGAAGCCGTTGAGCCACAACATCCCGACGTTGATCTACCAGTGTAATGCTCTGAGAGGTGGGGTTGTAGGTATACAGTCCTGGCCCAATGTCACGGGTACACCGCTCTTCAGCACCGATGCGGATGCGGGCAACATCCGGAATTCCACAGCCAATCACCCGTAACTTTAAAATATCGTTCATTACCTTGTCAGCTTCAGCCATTTGGGTACTACCCCCTTCAGCAATGCCAGAGGTTAACAGGGTATAGCGGCCTCTAGTGTTGCCTTGAGCCAGTACCAACAGGCGATAGGCTCCTGTAGCAGGGATTTGGGCTTTCACAGCACCAGTTGTAGCATCAAAGGCGATTTGGCGACCTGTTCTCGCTTCAACTAGCACAAGTATCGGCTTTAGGTTGCTGCCCTCTTCAACGTCAATAGCTATTTCTATCTGATCGCCCCTGTTGGCGTTAAAGGAGAACTGTTGGCCAATCGCCTGTTGTACAGGAGCATTTCTCATGGATTGATTTCTAAACCGAAAGCGCTGGGAGTTGCTGTTAATGAAGCCGCTGACTTCTCCATTTTGCAAGGTGTTGGCTAGTGCTGCTGATACAGATTGGACAACAATTGCACCAGCGATAATTGCCGCAGTGACTAGGCGCTGACAATGTTGGCGAGTGAACATAGACCTCTGCATTCCCTACAAAAACAACTGCTGAGTTCAAATTTTAACGTCACACTAGCAGACGAATTCTAGAAAAATCCTGTTCCCTAGTAACATAACGCTATGGACTAAGTACCATTAATCTCTACCTGTGCATTACCTGACTCTGATCTTGTAACCATGACTACGATCGCAGTGCTTTTGCCTGTAACTGGCATAACTAGTTTCTGTCGAGCTAGCAGCAGCAAGCAGAAACCAGCGATCACCTTCAACCTAAGCGCAAACTAGTCGTTAGAATGAGAAAGAAAGTAAGAGTGAACACGTAAAGTAGATGAGCGCTGCCATGATCCCAACTGTTATTGAAAATTCTGGACGAGGTGAACGTGCCTTTGACATCTATTCTCGACTGCTGCGAGAGCGGATTGTTTTCCTCAGACAAGAGGTAACCGCCGAATCTGCTAACCTTGTCGTGGCTCAACTGCTGTTCTTAGAAGCTGAAGATCCAGAAAAGGACATCTATTTGTACATTCACTCACCCGGTGGGTCAGTCAATGCTGGACTAGGTATTTATGACACTATGAACTATATCCGTCCTGATGTTTGGACGGTCTGTCTGGGAATGGCAGCTAGCATGGGAGCATTTCTACTCAGTGCTGGCACTAAGGGCAAGCGCATCAGTCTTCCCCATGCTCGGATTATGATTCACCAGCCGAGCGGTGGTGCTCAAGGTCAAGCTACGGATATTGAAATTCAAGCCCGAGAGATCATCTATCTCAAGCGACGACTGAATGAGTGTCTAGCAGCCCATACAGGACAACCATTGGAGCGGATCCAAGAGGATACTGAGCGTGATTTCTTTATGTCAGCGGCTGAGGCAGTCGATTATGGACTCATTGACCGGGTAGTCGATCGTCGCGCTAC
Above is a genomic segment from Cyanobacteriota bacterium containing:
- a CDS encoding iron ABC transporter permease → MTKAWKQNRHLMPFGRLGWMLAVGAIALVLSAPILVVLGSLFTDARAVWQHLAATVLWRYITNSLLLVVGVGIGVLTIGAGTAWLTTLCRFPGGRLFEWLLLLPLAAPAYVLAYTYTEWLDVAGPVQQWLRNLFQWHYGDYWFPNVRSLWGAILMLTLVLYPYVYLLARVAFLQQSTTIVEASRTLGCNPWQSFRKVALPLARPAITAGLALALMETLGDFGTVQHFSVDTFTTGIYRVWLALDERQASMQMSAVLLLSVLWLIWLERWSRGQARYYQTTSRHQHLSQYHLHGWRGWGASLVCAIPIVLGFLLPAGLLVWMAFTSPDADRQFWQYARNSLVLALIAASITTAIALILGYGERLHHRTPQLRIMTSLAGIGYAIPGSVIAVGIMIPINRFNAALSSTINTSLGLPPTLLLSGIIAVIFAYVVRFLAVAQNPVESGLNTIKPSFDEAASSLGHSAASILTQVHLPLLNGSLFSAVLLVFVDVMKELPATLIIRPFNFDTLAVRTYQLAADERLAEAAPAALTIVLVGLVPVLLLSWQIRRSRTIA
- the clpP gene encoding ATP-dependent Clp endopeptidase proteolytic subunit ClpP, with the translated sequence MIPTVIENSGRGERAFDIYSRLLRERIVFLRQEVTAESANLVVAQLLFLEAEDPEKDIYLYIHSPGGSVNAGLGIYDTMNYIRPDVWTVCLGMAASMGAFLLSAGTKGKRISLPHARIMIHQPSGGAQGQATDIEIQAREIIYLKRRLNECLAAHTGQPLERIQEDTERDFFMSAAEAVDYGLIDRVVDRRATATQSLVGVG